A genomic region of Deinococcus sp. KSM4-11 contains the following coding sequences:
- the truD gene encoding tRNA pseudouridine(13) synthase TruD — protein MVGDIVSLVFDWSALHPLTTGSGTGGVLRRQPEDFVVQEVPLYALAGEGEHLFAEVRKTGHTTAHVIRLLAAELGVRERDIGVAGLKDRHAVTTQWLSLPGKVERRLEALALEGVEVVQVTRHTNKLGMGHLSGNRFEIRVREAGGSTDQAREVMATLAAQGVPNYFGPQRFGLGGVNAEEGLRVLRGESRVKDPRVRRFLTSSVQSMVFNRFLSLRLERGVFSSLLRGDMAKKHDTGGVFQVEDPLTEGERAARGEVSATGTLFGKKVRPLNFEAGALEAEALAAFGLEAGAFASRRGDRRLTRVFLDEGSVTAEDDGFRVAFNLPRGSFATSVLREIMKTNVDTLAPADQDDDAEGDE, from the coding sequence ATGGTGGGCGACATCGTGAGTCTGGTGTTCGACTGGTCCGCATTGCATCCCCTGACGACCGGTTCCGGAACGGGCGGGGTGCTCCGTCGGCAGCCGGAGGACTTCGTGGTGCAGGAGGTGCCCCTGTACGCGCTGGCCGGCGAGGGCGAGCACCTGTTCGCGGAAGTGCGCAAGACTGGCCACACGACCGCGCACGTGATCCGCCTGCTCGCCGCCGAGCTGGGCGTGCGGGAGCGGGACATCGGCGTGGCAGGCCTGAAGGACCGTCATGCGGTGACCACCCAGTGGCTCAGCCTGCCGGGCAAGGTCGAGCGCCGCCTGGAGGCCCTCGCGCTCGAGGGTGTGGAGGTCGTGCAGGTCACGCGGCACACGAACAAGCTGGGGATGGGTCACCTGAGCGGCAACCGCTTCGAGATCCGCGTACGGGAGGCGGGCGGAAGCACAGACCAGGCGCGCGAGGTAATGGCAACCCTGGCGGCCCAGGGGGTGCCGAACTACTTCGGGCCGCAGCGCTTCGGACTGGGCGGCGTGAACGCCGAGGAGGGACTGCGTGTGCTGCGCGGCGAGTCGCGCGTGAAGGATCCCCGCGTGCGGCGCTTCCTGACGTCCAGCGTGCAGAGCATGGTCTTCAACCGCTTCCTGAGCCTGCGCCTGGAACGCGGCGTATTCAGCAGCCTGCTGCGCGGCGACATGGCCAAGAAGCACGACACGGGCGGCGTCTTCCAGGTCGAGGATCCCCTGACGGAGGGGGAGCGGGCCGCGCGGGGCGAGGTGAGCGCCACCGGAACCCTGTTCGGCAAGAAGGTGCGCCCGCTGAACTTCGAGGCAGGTGCCCTGGAAGCCGAGGCGCTGGCCGCCTTCGGGCTGGAGGCCGGGGCCTTCGCGTCGCGCCGGGGAGACCGGCGGCTCACGCGGGTGTTTCTGGACGAAGGAAGCGTGACGGCCGAGGACGATGGATTCCGGGTGGCGTTTAACCTGCCGCGCGGCAGTTTTGCGACCAGCGTGCTGCGTGAAATCATGAAGACGAATGTCGATACCCTGGCCCCCGCGGATCAGGACGACGATGCCGAAGGAGACGAGTGA
- a CDS encoding molybdenum cofactor biosynthesis protein B: MADAPIPFNPPASDPAARTDESAQQHRNAAPRTARVALVTISDTRTPETDTSGQYLMDELKAGGHEVVAYRIVKDDAVEIRAALVQFSREAQIVLSSGGTGITGRDVTVPVVESILTKPIPGFGELFRMLSYQQVGGAAMLSRAVGGLSRGALVFAMPGSLNAVKTAWEGILRDELPHLVFELERHGQPGAMTTGVELLPAEPVAAPQGRVSLERLPLSPLPGGFPVAGTGGGAAAGLGRHKKGEGVP, translated from the coding sequence ATGGCCGACGCTCCCATTCCTTTCAACCCACCGGCTTCCGATCCTGCGGCGCGGACGGATGAATCGGCGCAACAACACCGGAATGCGGCCCCACGGACGGCCCGCGTGGCCCTGGTCACCATCAGCGACACCCGCACCCCCGAGACGGACACCAGCGGCCAGTACCTGATGGACGAACTGAAGGCCGGCGGGCACGAGGTGGTCGCGTACCGGATCGTGAAGGATGACGCGGTCGAGATCCGCGCCGCGCTCGTGCAGTTCTCGCGGGAGGCGCAGATCGTGCTGTCGTCGGGCGGCACGGGCATCACCGGGCGGGACGTGACCGTGCCCGTAGTGGAGTCCATCCTGACCAAACCCATTCCGGGCTTCGGGGAGCTGTTCCGCATGCTCAGTTACCAGCAGGTGGGTGGCGCGGCCATGCTGTCCCGCGCGGTCGGAGGCCTGTCGCGTGGCGCGCTGGTCTTCGCCATGCCGGGCAGCCTGAATGCCGTGAAGACCGCCTGGGAAGGTATTCTGCGTGATGAACTGCCGCATCTGGTGTTCGAGCTGGAACGCCACGGGCAGCCGGGCGCCATGACCACGGGCGTCGAGTTGCTGCCGGCCGAGCCGGTGGCCGCGCCACAGGGCCGGGTGTCGCTGGAACGCCTTCCGCTGTCGCCGCTGCCGGGGGGCTTTCCGGTGGCCGGCACCGGGGGCGGCGCGGCCGCCGGCCTGGGCCGACACAAGAAGGGAGAGGGAGTGCCGTGA
- a CDS encoding DUF721 domain-containing protein — protein sequence MSNPYRKQGGRRLSGPRGIGELMGATLGTAKLAKGIGRARAILAWPQAVGPEIARLTRPRTQQGSVLFIEVRDSATAHHLTMQRHHFLKALRALLGDDSVMELRFSVGPVREAVTAPPPPALPAPDKARARRLVKDVTGDLRPAALQAAEAITRARKWREEQGWRPCPVCEEPSEEQPCRACTLTLDDPNVKRTARVLLRDPERLAAVAGVIGDSGANAARFLALQLLEGQLDLLALECVRSGKEDGYREFLAQQAEVFLSLSLRRPRSALLRRDRVSLPENARNVLNAGRE from the coding sequence ATGAGCAACCCCTACCGCAAGCAGGGAGGCCGGCGGCTGAGCGGGCCGCGCGGCATCGGGGAGCTGATGGGCGCGACGCTCGGCACGGCGAAACTCGCCAAGGGGATCGGGCGGGCGCGGGCCATTCTGGCGTGGCCGCAGGCGGTCGGGCCGGAGATCGCGCGCCTGACCAGACCCCGCACCCAGCAGGGCAGCGTGCTGTTCATCGAGGTACGGGACAGCGCGACCGCGCATCACCTGACCATGCAGCGCCATCACTTCCTCAAGGCGCTCAGGGCCCTGCTGGGCGACGATTCCGTGATGGAACTGCGCTTCAGCGTCGGGCCGGTGCGCGAGGCGGTCACGGCGCCACCCCCGCCCGCCCTGCCCGCACCCGACAAGGCGCGTGCGCGGCGGCTGGTGAAGGACGTGACGGGCGACCTGCGCCCGGCCGCATTGCAGGCGGCCGAGGCCATCACGCGGGCCCGCAAGTGGCGCGAGGAACAGGGCTGGCGGCCCTGCCCGGTCTGCGAGGAACCCAGCGAGGAGCAGCCGTGCCGGGCGTGCACGCTGACCCTGGACGATCCGAACGTGAAACGCACGGCCCGCGTGCTGCTGCGCGACCCGGAGCGCCTTGCGGCCGTGGCCGGCGTCATCGGAGACAGCGGCGCGAACGCCGCGCGCTTCCTGGCCCTCCAGTTGCTGGAAGGGCAACTGGATCTGCTGGCGCTGGAATGCGTGCGCAGCGGCAAGGAGGACGGCTACCGCGAGTTCCTGGCCCAGCAGGCCGAGGTGTTCCTGTCGCTGAGCCTGCGCCGCCCCCGTTCGGCCCTGCTGCGCCGTGACCGGGTGAGTCTGCCGGAGAACGCCCGGAACGTGCTGAACGCCGGGCGGGAGTAG
- the recF gene encoding DNA replication and repair protein RecF (All proteins in this family for which functions are known are DNA-binding proteins that assist the filamentation of RecA onto DNA for the initiation of recombination or recombinational repair.): MRLDSLSTLNYRNLAPCTLRFPAGVTGVYGENGAGKTNLLEAAFLALTGLTDVTRLEQLVQQGEKEAYVRADLESAGSLSIQEVGLGRGRRQLKVDGVRVRAGDLPRGSAVWIRPEDSELVFGAPAGRRAYLDSLLSRLSARYAQQLARYERTVSQRNAALRGGESWAMHVWDEALVKLGPEIMLFRRRALTRLNELASEANAGLGSRKALTLELSESTTPETFAADLVARQAEELARGSTVTGPHRDDLQLTLGGFPATEYASRGEGRTIALALRRAELELLAERFGERPVLLVDDFSAELDPGRRAFLLELAASVPQALVTGTERAPGAALTLRAHAGRFTPEGELWELTTEMTAELEPEVLEPSMVETDA, from the coding sequence GTGCGCCTGGACTCACTCTCCACCCTGAACTACCGGAACCTGGCTCCGTGCACGCTGCGGTTTCCGGCGGGCGTGACCGGCGTGTACGGGGAGAACGGGGCCGGCAAGACGAACCTGCTGGAGGCAGCGTTCCTGGCGCTGACAGGCCTGACGGACGTGACCCGCCTGGAGCAGCTGGTGCAGCAGGGCGAGAAGGAAGCCTACGTGCGCGCCGATCTGGAATCCGCCGGCAGCCTCAGCATTCAGGAAGTGGGACTGGGCCGGGGGCGACGGCAGCTCAAGGTGGACGGCGTACGCGTCCGGGCGGGCGACCTGCCGCGTGGCAGCGCGGTGTGGATCCGCCCGGAGGACTCGGAACTGGTGTTCGGCGCGCCAGCAGGACGGCGGGCGTATCTGGATTCGCTGCTGTCGCGGCTGAGCGCCCGGTACGCGCAGCAGCTCGCGCGGTACGAGCGCACCGTGTCGCAGCGCAATGCGGCCCTGCGCGGCGGGGAAAGCTGGGCGATGCACGTGTGGGACGAGGCGCTGGTGAAACTCGGGCCGGAGATCATGCTGTTCCGGAGACGGGCCCTGACGCGCCTGAACGAACTGGCGTCCGAGGCGAACGCAGGTCTGGGCAGCCGCAAGGCCCTGACGCTGGAACTGTCGGAATCGACGACGCCCGAGACCTTCGCGGCCGATCTGGTGGCCCGACAGGCCGAGGAACTGGCCCGCGGCTCCACGGTCACGGGGCCGCACCGCGACGACCTGCAACTCACGCTGGGCGGCTTCCCGGCGACCGAGTACGCCAGCCGGGGCGAGGGCCGCACGATCGCGCTGGCCCTGCGGCGGGCGGAACTGGAACTGCTGGCCGAACGCTTCGGGGAGCGGCCGGTGCTGCTGGTCGACGACTTCTCGGCGGAACTCGATCCGGGTCGCCGGGCCTTCCTGCTGGAGCTGGCCGCCAGCGTGCCCCAGGCGCTCGTGACCGGCACGGAGCGCGCGCCTGGGGCAGCCCTGACCCTGAGGGCACACGCGGGCCGCTTCACGCCCGAGGGTGAGCTGTGGGAACTGACCACGGAGATGACGGCGGAACTGGAGCCCGAGGTGCTGGAGCCAAGCATGGTGGAGACGGACGCATGA
- a CDS encoding N-formylglutamate amidohydrolase, whose amino-acid sequence MPPARDSLLIVTPHSSGQVPADVLRDMLGDAALDTPTRTAFLRRLFLDGDPYTDLIYALPGARHVNAAWSRFVVDLNRDRDDRVDNGVIKLVDFTRTPLYPDGFTLSEEAREARLRLLWDAFDRQVTAELPGAQLLVVGHCMGTHGPALGHDTGTPRPAICLMPGEDDAPTFPYEHWPALQAACEAAFADVIAASPYERVTIGEPWQSDTLSLNHFRRSGVPAFGIEVNAGLYLGDGGEPVDAAIRALNAGFARFADAALALLT is encoded by the coding sequence ATGCCTCCTGCTCGCGACTCCCTGCTGATCGTCACGCCGCATTCCTCCGGACAGGTGCCTGCCGACGTGCTGCGCGACATGCTCGGCGACGCCGCGCTGGACACGCCCACCCGCACCGCCTTCCTGCGCCGCCTGTTCCTCGACGGCGATCCCTACACCGACCTGATCTACGCGCTGCCCGGCGCGCGGCACGTGAACGCCGCGTGGAGCCGCTTCGTGGTCGACCTGAACCGCGACCGCGACGACCGGGTGGACAACGGCGTGATCAAGCTCGTGGATTTCACCCGCACGCCCCTGTATCCGGACGGCTTCACCCTGAGCGAGGAGGCCCGCGAGGCGAGGCTGCGGCTGCTCTGGGATGCCTTCGACCGGCAGGTCACCGCCGAACTGCCCGGCGCACAGCTGCTGGTCGTGGGTCACTGCATGGGCACGCATGGCCCCGCGCTGGGCCATGACACGGGCACGCCGCGCCCCGCCATCTGCCTGATGCCCGGCGAGGACGACGCCCCCACCTTTCCCTACGAGCACTGGCCCGCCCTGCAGGCCGCGTGCGAGGCTGCCTTCGCGGACGTGATCGCCGCGAGCCCCTACGAGCGCGTGACCATCGGGGAACCGTGGCAGAGCGACACCCTGAGTCTGAACCACTTCCGCCGCAGCGGCGTGCCCGCCTTCGGCATCGAGGTCAACGCCGGGCTGTACCTGGGCGATGGGGGAGAGCCGGTGGACGCCGCGATCCGCGCCCTGAACGCCGGGTTCGCGCGCTTCGCGGACGCCGCCCTGGCGCTCCTGACCTGA
- a CDS encoding polyprenyl synthetase family protein — translation MRDELLSRVLSLLPTGGSRPELQAYSNMLRDYPTRGGKGIRSELLLASARAHGAASGTPAHEGALWLAAALELFQNWVLIHDDIEDDSEERRGQPALHRLHGVPLAINVGDALHVYMWEAVRHADVPGAMEEFLGMIHRTAEGQHLDLSWVEHREWNLRETDYLEMVELKTAHYTVISPLRLGALAAGVEPAAAFTEAGVALGTAFQIRDDVLNLAGDPARYGKEIGGDLLEGKRTLIVLHWLTHAPDEQRRVFLEQMHRSRPDKELAVIADIHAWLLDSGSVTHAQDFAHAQAAKGLDLLKDAFRDAADPDAAKELLTVIRDLATRDA, via the coding sequence ATGAGGGATGAACTGCTGTCGCGCGTGCTGTCGCTGCTGCCCACGGGCGGCTCCCGGCCGGAACTCCAGGCCTACTCGAACATGCTGCGCGACTACCCCACGCGGGGCGGCAAGGGCATCCGCTCGGAACTCCTGCTTGCCAGTGCGCGGGCGCACGGCGCGGCCTCCGGCACACCCGCCCACGAGGGCGCGCTGTGGCTCGCGGCGGCGCTGGAACTGTTCCAGAACTGGGTGCTGATCCACGACGACATCGAGGACGACTCGGAGGAGCGCCGGGGGCAGCCCGCCCTGCACCGCCTGCACGGCGTTCCCCTGGCCATCAACGTGGGCGACGCCCTGCACGTGTACATGTGGGAGGCCGTCCGGCACGCGGACGTGCCCGGAGCCATGGAGGAGTTCCTGGGCATGATCCACCGCACGGCCGAGGGCCAGCACCTCGACCTGTCGTGGGTGGAGCACCGAGAGTGGAACCTGCGGGAAACCGACTACCTGGAGATGGTGGAGCTGAAAACCGCGCACTACACGGTGATCTCGCCGCTGCGGCTGGGCGCGCTCGCAGCGGGGGTGGAGCCGGCGGCGGCCTTCACGGAGGCGGGGGTGGCCCTGGGCACAGCGTTCCAGATCCGGGACGACGTGCTGAATCTGGCAGGCGATCCGGCGAGGTACGGCAAGGAGATCGGCGGCGACCTGCTGGAGGGCAAGCGCACCCTGATCGTGCTGCACTGGCTGACCCACGCCCCGGATGAACAGCGCCGCGTGTTCCTGGAGCAGATGCACCGCAGCCGCCCGGACAAGGAATTGGCGGTCATCGCGGACATCCACGCGTGGCTGCTGGACTCCGGCAGCGTGACGCACGCGCAGGACTTCGCGCATGCTCAGGCCGCGAAGGGACTGGATCTGCTGAAAGACGCCTTCAGGGACGCCGCCGATCCGGACGCCGCGAAGGAGCTCCTGACGGTGATCCGCGATCTCGCGACGCGCGACGCGTAG